The following proteins are co-located in the Frigidibacter mobilis genome:
- a CDS encoding 3-oxoacid CoA-transferase subunit A encodes MDKTVADLATAVAGIADGMTVMIGGFGGAGAPIELIHALIDRYRATGHPKGLTVVNNNAGNGHVGLAALIEAGMVAKLICSFPRSADPVVFTEMYLAGQIELELVPQGTLAERIRAGGAGIPAFYTPTSFGTDLANGKPVEVFEGRSYVRERWLKADVALVKAETADTHGNLTYRAAARNFNPLMCMAAAETVVQATRIVAPGGIDPEAVITPGIFVQKLVQVALPQQEEVLNRAHSTYPLEA; translated from the coding sequence ATGGACAAGACAGTTGCAGACCTTGCCACCGCGGTGGCAGGGATAGCTGATGGCATGACGGTGATGATCGGCGGCTTCGGCGGCGCGGGCGCGCCGATCGAGTTGATCCATGCGCTGATCGACCGCTACCGAGCCACCGGCCACCCCAAGGGGCTGACCGTGGTGAACAACAACGCCGGCAATGGCCATGTCGGTCTTGCGGCGCTGATCGAGGCGGGCATGGTTGCCAAGCTGATCTGCTCGTTTCCGCGCAGCGCCGATCCTGTGGTCTTCACCGAGATGTATCTGGCCGGACAGATCGAGCTGGAGCTGGTGCCGCAGGGCACGCTGGCCGAACGCATCCGGGCGGGCGGTGCGGGCATTCCGGCCTTCTACACCCCGACCAGCTTTGGCACCGACCTGGCCAATGGCAAGCCGGTCGAGGTGTTCGAAGGCAGGTCGTATGTGCGGGAACGCTGGCTGAAGGCAGATGTCGCGCTGGTGAAGGCCGAAACGGCCGATACTCATGGCAATCTGACCTATCGGGCGGCGGCGCGTAACTTCAACCCGTTGATGTGCATGGCGGCGGCCGAAACCGTGGTGCAGGCGACAAGGATCGTCGCTCCCGGGGGCATCGACCCTGAGGCGGTGATAACTCCGGGCATCTTTGTGCAGAAACTGGTGCAGGTGGCACTCCCGCAGCAGGAAGAAGTCCTGAACCGCGCCCATTCCACCTATCCGCTGGAGGCCTGA
- the pcaF gene encoding 3-oxoadipyl-CoA thiolase — protein MIEVFICDYIRTPIGRYGGSLAAVRPDDLGAVPLRALIARNPGVDWEAIDDVIFGCANQAGEDNRNVARMSLLLAGLPVGVSGTTINRLCGSGMDAVLTAARAIAAGEAGLMIAGGVESMSRAPFVMPKAGAAFTRDNAIYDTTIGWRFVNPAMDRAYGTDSMPQTGQNVADDYGVSREAQDAMALASQAKAAAAQANGRLAAEITPVTIPQRKGDPLVVDRDEHPRATTPEALAKLKPLFENGSVTAGNASGVNDGAAALVLANAEMAAKYGLTPIARILGGATAGVPPRIMGIGPAPASQKLLARLGFTAADMDVIELNEAFAAQGLATLRQLGVTDDDPRVNPNGGAIALGHPLGMSGARITGTAALELSLTGGTRSLSTMCIGVGQGIAIALERV, from the coding sequence ATGATCGAGGTTTTTATCTGTGACTACATCCGCACCCCTATTGGCCGCTATGGGGGCAGCCTTGCGGCCGTGCGCCCTGACGATCTGGGCGCGGTGCCTCTCCGCGCGCTGATCGCACGAAATCCCGGCGTCGATTGGGAAGCGATCGATGACGTGATCTTCGGCTGCGCCAATCAGGCCGGCGAGGATAACCGCAACGTTGCGCGCATGTCTTTGCTGCTTGCCGGCCTGCCGGTCGGGGTCAGCGGCACCACGATCAACCGGCTGTGCGGGTCGGGAATGGATGCCGTGTTGACCGCCGCACGGGCTATCGCTGCCGGAGAGGCAGGGCTGATGATCGCGGGCGGGGTCGAGAGCATGAGCAGAGCTCCCTTCGTCATGCCCAAGGCCGGCGCGGCCTTCACCCGCGACAACGCGATCTATGACACGACCATCGGCTGGCGCTTTGTGAACCCGGCGATGGACAGGGCCTATGGCACGGACTCGATGCCGCAGACCGGGCAGAACGTAGCGGATGACTACGGCGTCAGCCGCGAGGCGCAGGACGCTATGGCGCTTGCCTCGCAGGCCAAGGCGGCGGCGGCACAGGCGAATGGCAGGCTCGCTGCCGAGATCACGCCCGTGACCATCCCGCAGCGCAAGGGTGATCCGCTGGTGGTGGACCGGGACGAGCATCCCCGCGCCACCACGCCCGAAGCCTTGGCCAAGCTGAAGCCGCTGTTCGAAAACGGCTCTGTCACCGCCGGCAATGCCAGCGGCGTGAACGATGGCGCAGCTGCGTTGGTCCTGGCCAATGCCGAGATGGCGGCGAAATACGGGCTGACGCCTATCGCCCGCATCCTTGGCGGCGCCACCGCCGGGGTGCCGCCGCGCATCATGGGGATCGGTCCCGCGCCCGCTTCGCAAAAACTGCTCGCGCGTCTAGGCTTTACCGCGGCCGATATGGATGTGATCGAGCTGAATGAGGCCTTTGCGGCGCAGGGTCTTGCCACGCTGCGGCAGCTGGGCGTGACAGATGACGACCCGCGCGTGAACCCGAATGGCGGCGCAATTGCCCTTGGCCATCCGCTGGGCATGTCCGGCGCGCGCATCACCGGCACTGCCGCGCTGGAGCTCTCGCTGACCGGTGGCACCCGGTCGCTCTCGACCATGTGTATCGGGGTGGGGCAGGGCATCGCCATCGCGTTGGAACGGGTCTGA
- a CDS encoding recombinase family protein, protein MTTAPLRTALYARYSTDLQRDASLDDQIRACREFAARQGLEVTEVYTDRATSGASLMRSGIQKLMRDARSGQFDVVIAHALDRLSRNQADIATIYQQCQFSDVAIETVSEGSISELHIGLKGTMNAMFLRDLAKKTREGLRGRALDGKSAGGLTFGYRAVRAFAENGDRIRGDREIEPTEARVVQRIFSDYAKGLSPNKIAVALNREGIPGPQGGHWGTSTIHGNRERGTGVINNELYIGRQIWNRLTYRKDPSTGKRVSMLNDESDWVITEIPELRIVEDELWHAVRQRQGALKSRDTGVPVWDRRRPKFLFSGLMVCGCCGGGFSKVSQDSFGCSASRKKGLAICSNRQVISKAHLEGAVLTALEHHLMDPDAVAAFCEAYTAERNRLRASATAGRAGVEKELAQVSRDHSKLVDAIVAGVPAEQVKDRMITLDARRTELQRQLDRIPAEDPVRYHPSMARTYRNRVGALIRGLGDAEGMEAAKEAVRSLVDRIVLTPAPDGGPLTIDLQGAIAALLCLATGRPLSEVARTAKAKKASGGSHETFNNIEELVLVAGVGFEPTTFRL, encoded by the coding sequence ATGACCACCGCCCCGCTTCGCACCGCCCTCTACGCGCGCTACTCGACCGACCTGCAGCGCGACGCTTCGCTCGATGACCAGATCCGCGCCTGCCGTGAGTTCGCGGCCCGCCAAGGGCTCGAGGTTACCGAAGTCTACACAGACAGGGCAACTTCCGGCGCCAGCCTGATGCGCAGCGGCATCCAGAAGCTGATGCGGGACGCGCGCAGCGGCCAGTTCGATGTGGTCATCGCGCATGCACTGGACCGGCTCTCGCGCAACCAGGCCGACATCGCGACCATCTATCAGCAGTGTCAGTTCTCGGATGTGGCGATCGAGACCGTGTCGGAGGGCAGCATTTCGGAGCTGCATATCGGATTGAAGGGCACGATGAACGCGATGTTTCTGCGCGACCTTGCGAAGAAGACCCGCGAGGGCCTGCGCGGCCGCGCCCTGGACGGCAAGTCAGCCGGCGGCCTGACCTTCGGCTACCGGGCGGTGCGCGCCTTTGCCGAGAATGGTGACAGGATCCGCGGCGACCGGGAGATCGAGCCGACCGAGGCTAGGGTCGTGCAGCGCATTTTCAGCGACTATGCGAAGGGCCTGTCGCCGAACAAGATCGCCGTAGCGCTGAACCGTGAGGGCATCCCGGGCCCGCAGGGCGGGCACTGGGGCACCTCGACCATTCACGGCAACCGTGAACGGGGCACCGGCGTCATCAATAACGAGCTGTATATCGGCAGGCAGATCTGGAACCGCCTGACCTACCGCAAAGACCCGAGCACCGGCAAACGGGTGTCGATGCTGAACGACGAGTCCGACTGGGTGATCACCGAGATCCCGGAACTTCGCATCGTCGAGGACGAACTCTGGCACGCGGTCCGCCAGCGGCAGGGCGCGCTGAAGTCCAGGGACACCGGCGTGCCGGTCTGGGATCGGCGCCGCCCAAAGTTCCTGTTCTCGGGCCTGATGGTCTGCGGCTGCTGCGGCGGAGGGTTCTCGAAGGTGTCTCAGGATAGCTTCGGCTGCTCGGCCTCGCGCAAGAAGGGCCTCGCAATCTGCAGCAACCGACAGGTGATCAGCAAGGCGCATCTCGAGGGTGCGGTCCTCACCGCGCTCGAGCATCACCTGATGGATCCGGACGCGGTCGCCGCCTTCTGCGAAGCCTATACGGCGGAGCGCAACCGGTTGCGGGCCAGCGCGACCGCGGGCCGCGCCGGGGTCGAGAAGGAACTGGCGCAGGTCAGCCGCGACCACTCCAAACTCGTGGATGCCATCGTTGCCGGCGTCCCTGCCGAGCAGGTGAAGGATCGGATGATCACTCTGGACGCCCGCCGCACCGAGCTGCAGCGCCAGCTGGACCGGATCCCGGCCGAGGACCCGGTCCGCTATCACCCGTCAATGGCCCGCACCTATCGCAACCGGGTCGGCGCGCTGATCCGTGGCCTCGGCGATGCCGAGGGTATGGAGGCGGCAAAGGAAGCGGTGCGTTCCCTGGTGGACCGGATCGTGCTGACCCCTGCCCCGGACGGTGGCCCACTGACCATCGACCTTCAGGGCGCGATCGCGGCGCTGCTCTGCCTTGCGACCGGGCGGCCTCTGTCGGAGGTGGCGCGTACTGCAAAAGCGAAGAAGGCCTCGGGCGGGAGCCACGAGACCTTTAATAACATTGAAGAACTAGTGTTGGTTGCGGGAGTAGGATTTGAACCTACGACCTTCAGGTTATGA
- a CDS encoding IclR family transcriptional regulator: MTTTERDIMGGLAKGLAVIETFTADRPRQSIAEVSAASGLDRATARRCLLTLSHQGYADWDGKFFTLTPRVLRLGTACLATMPLPQIVQPHLDELSERIGESSSVSILDGAEIVYVARSAQQKVMSIALMPGSRLPAHCTSMGRVLLAYRPEAEARALLGSGPLPARTHRTLTNVEAVMAVLARIRAEGHALNDQEVETGLRSIAVPVFDARGRVIAAMNVGVSAARATPDEMRTRFLSELCSVQGSLRQMLR, encoded by the coding sequence ATGACCACCACCGAACGTGACATCATGGGCGGGCTGGCCAAGGGGCTGGCGGTGATCGAGACCTTCACCGCCGACCGCCCGAGGCAGTCGATCGCAGAGGTGTCCGCCGCCTCGGGTCTTGACCGCGCCACCGCGCGGCGTTGTCTGCTGACCCTCTCTCATCAAGGCTATGCCGATTGGGACGGCAAGTTCTTTACCCTGACGCCGCGCGTGCTGCGGCTGGGCACCGCTTGCCTGGCCACCATGCCGCTGCCCCAGATCGTGCAGCCGCATCTGGATGAATTGTCTGAGCGCATCGGCGAAAGCTCGTCGGTATCGATCCTGGATGGCGCGGAAATCGTCTATGTCGCGCGTTCGGCGCAGCAAAAGGTGATGTCCATCGCCTTGATGCCGGGCTCCCGCTTGCCCGCCCATTGCACAAGCATGGGCAGGGTGCTGCTGGCCTATCGACCCGAAGCTGAGGCCCGTGCCCTGTTAGGCTCCGGCCCGTTGCCCGCACGCACCCATCGCACCCTGACCAACGTGGAGGCAGTGATGGCGGTACTGGCAAGGATCCGCGCCGAGGGCCATGCCCTCAACGATCAGGAAGTCGAAACCGGTCTGCGCTCAATCGCGGTGCCGGTGTTCGATGCTCGGGGACGGGTAATAGCCGCGATGAATGTCGGCGTTTCCGCTGCGCGTGCCACCCCGGATGAAATGCGCACCCGTTTCCTGTCGGAGTTGTGCAGCGTGCAAGGCAGCCTACGCCAGATGCTGCGTTAG
- a CDS encoding acyl-CoA synthetase — protein MPKFASVADRDAVEAEMPWAERKVPTTIYQFLSETRAAHGNRPAISFQITSGPKDRAETVTWAELHKRVTQAANLLRRLGVGEGDTVAYMLPNCTETAVVLLAGATAGIVNPINPLLEPEQIAAILRETKAKVLVTLKAFPKSEVAQKAAEAVRHAPGVKAVLEVDLNRYLTPPKSWIVPLIRPKNPVAHKADVLDFNRAAAREPGDRLTFADSASDRVAAYFHTGGTTGMPKVAQHKYSGMIYNGWLGGRLLFDKDDVLICPLPLFHVFAAYPILMSCIASGAHMVMPTPAGYRGEGVFDNFWKLVERWQVSFLITVPTAIAALMQRPVDADVSSLRIAISGSAPLPVELYNRFKAATGVEIAEGYGLTEATCLVACNPVDGMKKVGSVGIVLPHTHVRILQNTANGDVIRECGVDEVGEICVANPGVFEGSTYTEVDKNHGLFAEGRYLRTGDLGRLDADGYLWITGRAKDLIIRGGHNIDPAEIEEALLSHPAVAFAGAIGQPDAFAGELPCVYVELVAGAEATVADLTEHARSHVHERAAMPKHVEILPELPKTAVGKIFKPDLRKRAIRRVYDAALAEAGLPVRVVDVVEDKKRGLVARLVREGAVDEAAVAQRLGEFAGPWDWAD, from the coding sequence ATGCCGAAATTCGCAAGTGTCGCGGACCGTGATGCCGTCGAAGCAGAAATGCCCTGGGCCGAGCGCAAGGTTCCGACGACGATCTACCAGTTCCTGAGCGAGACCCGTGCCGCGCACGGGAACCGGCCGGCGATTTCGTTCCAGATCACCTCGGGTCCCAAGGACCGGGCCGAGACGGTGACCTGGGCCGAGCTGCACAAGCGGGTGACGCAGGCGGCGAACCTGCTGCGCCGGCTGGGCGTGGGCGAGGGCGATACCGTCGCCTACATGCTGCCCAACTGCACCGAGACGGCGGTGGTGCTGCTGGCTGGTGCGACGGCCGGGATCGTCAACCCGATCAACCCGCTGTTGGAGCCCGAGCAGATTGCGGCGATCCTGCGCGAGACCAAGGCGAAGGTTCTGGTCACGCTCAAGGCCTTCCCCAAGTCCGAGGTTGCTCAGAAGGCGGCCGAGGCGGTGCGGCACGCGCCGGGCGTCAAGGCCGTGCTCGAAGTGGACCTGAACCGCTACCTGACCCCGCCGAAAAGCTGGATCGTGCCGCTGATCCGGCCGAAGAACCCGGTGGCGCACAAGGCCGATGTGCTGGACTTCAACCGCGCCGCGGCACGCGAGCCCGGCGACCGCCTGACCTTTGCCGACAGCGCATCGGACCGGGTGGCGGCCTATTTCCACACCGGCGGCACCACGGGAATGCCGAAGGTTGCTCAGCACAAGTATTCGGGGATGATCTACAACGGCTGGCTGGGTGGCCGACTGCTGTTCGACAAGGATGACGTGCTGATCTGCCCGTTGCCGCTGTTCCATGTGTTTGCGGCCTATCCGATCCTGATGTCCTGCATCGCCAGCGGCGCGCATATGGTGATGCCGACCCCCGCCGGCTATCGTGGCGAGGGGGTATTCGACAACTTCTGGAAACTGGTCGAGCGCTGGCAGGTCAGCTTCCTGATTACGGTGCCTACGGCGATTGCCGCGCTGATGCAGCGGCCGGTGGATGCCGATGTCTCGTCGCTGCGCATTGCGATTTCCGGTTCTGCGCCGCTGCCGGTCGAGCTTTACAACCGCTTCAAGGCGGCGACCGGCGTCGAGATTGCCGAGGGCTACGGGTTGACCGAGGCGACCTGCCTTGTCGCTTGCAACCCGGTGGATGGGATGAAGAAGGTTGGCTCTGTCGGCATTGTGCTGCCCCATACCCATGTCCGGATCTTGCAGAACACCGCCAATGGCGACGTGATCCGCGAATGCGGGGTGGATGAGGTGGGTGAGATCTGTGTGGCCAACCCGGGGGTGTTCGAGGGATCGACCTATACCGAGGTGGACAAGAACCACGGGCTGTTCGCCGAGGGGCGCTATCTGCGGACCGGCGACCTGGGGCGGCTCGATGCCGATGGTTATCTGTGGATCACCGGGCGGGCCAAGGACCTTATCATCCGGGGCGGGCACAATATCGACCCGGCCGAGATCGAGGAGGCGCTGCTGAGCCATCCGGCGGTGGCGTTTGCCGGTGCGATCGGCCAGCCCGATGCCTTCGCCGGTGAACTGCCTTGCGTCTATGTCGAGCTGGTGGCGGGTGCCGAGGCGACGGTGGCAGACCTGACCGAGCATGCCCGCAGCCACGTCCATGAACGCGCCGCGATGCCCAAGCATGTCGAGATCCTGCCCGAACTGCCGAAGACAGCGGTGGGAAAGATCTTCAAGCCGGATCTGCGCAAGCGGGCGATCCGCCGGGTCTATGACGCTGCGCTGGCCGAGGCCGGTTTGCCGGTTCGGGTGGTTGATGTCGTCGAGGACAAGAAGCGCGGGCTGGTGGCGCGGCTGGTGCGTGAGGGTGCGGTGGACGAGGCTGCTGTCGCGCAGCGGCTGGGAGAGTTTGCCGGCCCGTGGGACTGGGCCGACTGA
- a CDS encoding 3-oxoacid CoA-transferase subunit B, with the protein MPKLSNNQIAWRAAQDIHDGAYVNLGIGFPEKVAQYQPLGREAIFHTENGILNFGESPAPGYEDWDVINAGKKAVTIKPGTAFFHHADSFAMVRGGHLDVAILGAYEVAETGDLANWSTGPRGVPAVGGAMDLVHGAKRVAVITDHVTKDRKPKLVQRCSLPLTGVACVTRVYSSHAVIDIVEGHFVLREKLPELSYDELQALTGATLHVNGPVADLIAPEL; encoded by the coding sequence ATGCCCAAACTGTCGAACAACCAGATCGCATGGCGCGCCGCGCAGGACATCCATGACGGCGCCTATGTGAACCTTGGCATCGGTTTCCCCGAGAAGGTGGCGCAATATCAGCCGCTCGGCCGTGAGGCGATCTTCCATACCGAAAACGGTATCCTGAATTTTGGTGAAAGCCCGGCTCCGGGATACGAGGACTGGGACGTGATCAACGCGGGCAAGAAGGCCGTGACGATCAAGCCCGGCACCGCGTTCTTCCACCATGCCGACAGCTTTGCGATGGTGCGCGGTGGCCATCTGGATGTCGCCATCCTGGGCGCCTATGAGGTGGCCGAGACCGGCGATCTGGCCAACTGGTCCACCGGGCCGCGCGGCGTGCCTGCCGTGGGCGGCGCAATGGATCTGGTGCATGGCGCGAAACGCGTGGCAGTCATCACCGACCACGTCACCAAGGATAGAAAGCCCAAGCTGGTGCAGCGCTGCTCCCTGCCGTTGACTGGCGTGGCCTGCGTCACCCGGGTTTACTCGTCCCATGCCGTGATCGACATCGTCGAGGGCCATTTCGTGCTGCGCGAGAAGCTGCCGGAACTGTCCTACGATGAACTGCAAGCCCTTACCGGCGCCACCCTCCATGTGAATGGACCCGTGGCCGACCTGATCGCACCGGAGCTGTGA
- a CDS encoding PHA/PHB synthase family protein, protein MTAAPDGDSQMPRSPDNATSPRPGRKRRSAAPAGPAQAGLPALRPQTAPAPLPMPEQPLGAESFRAVDRMAQAQLAAWTGGLSPAALALASADWAVHLATAPGKQMELVTKAVRKSGRLASHALAATAGADQAPCITPLPGDHRFQGEGWDKPPFSLMAQGFLLAQQWWHNATHEVPGLSPHHRDVVAYAARQVLDMAAPSNLPFTNPEVIARTLQTGGANLVAGWRNWLEDAARIAREEPEAGTAAFEPGREVAITPGKVIFRNHLIELIQYSPATEAVQAEPVLIVPAWIMKYYILDLSPQNSLIRHLVAAGHTVFCISWRNPGPEDRDLSFDDYRLGGVLAALDAIESIVPGRKIHAAGYCLGGTLLAISAAAMARAGDVRLATITLLAAQTDFTEPGELALFIDDSQMHMLDSIMWTNGQLAGRQMTGAFQMLRTNDLIWSRMVHDYLMGERTPMTDMMAWNADSTRMPYKMHSDYLHRLYLRNELAAGQFMVDGHPAVLQNIHVPIFAVGTETDHVAPWRSVYKLHHLTDTELTFVLTSGGHNAGIISEPGHPHRHYRIRRHLSGDICLSPDEWAAGASLREGSWWPGWTEWLAAHSAPATVAPPPMGNAGSGFAPLEDAPGSYILQR, encoded by the coding sequence ATGACCGCCGCCCCCGATGGAGACAGCCAGATGCCCCGCTCGCCAGATAATGCCACCTCCCCCCGCCCCGGACGCAAGCGCCGCTCCGCTGCGCCCGCGGGTCCTGCGCAGGCGGGGCTGCCGGCGCTGCGCCCCCAGACGGCGCCCGCCCCGTTGCCGATGCCGGAGCAGCCGCTCGGCGCCGAGTCCTTCCGCGCCGTCGACAGGATGGCGCAGGCGCAGCTTGCAGCCTGGACCGGCGGTCTCTCGCCCGCAGCGCTGGCGCTGGCATCGGCCGACTGGGCGGTGCACCTGGCAACCGCACCGGGCAAGCAGATGGAACTTGTCACGAAGGCAGTGCGCAAATCGGGCCGCCTTGCCTCTCACGCCCTGGCCGCAACTGCGGGGGCCGACCAGGCGCCCTGCATCACCCCCCTGCCCGGGGATCACCGCTTTCAGGGCGAGGGCTGGGACAAGCCTCCCTTCAGCCTGATGGCACAGGGCTTCCTGCTGGCCCAGCAATGGTGGCACAACGCCACGCATGAGGTGCCAGGCCTCAGCCCCCATCACCGCGACGTGGTCGCCTATGCCGCACGGCAGGTGCTGGACATGGCTGCGCCCTCGAACCTGCCCTTCACCAACCCCGAGGTGATCGCCCGTACCCTGCAGACCGGCGGCGCGAACCTGGTTGCCGGCTGGCGCAACTGGCTGGAGGATGCGGCCCGCATTGCGAGAGAGGAACCCGAGGCGGGCACCGCCGCCTTCGAGCCCGGCCGCGAGGTGGCGATCACGCCGGGCAAGGTGATCTTTCGCAACCACCTGATAGAGCTGATCCAGTACAGCCCGGCGACGGAGGCCGTGCAGGCAGAGCCGGTGCTGATCGTTCCGGCCTGGATCATGAAGTACTACATCCTCGACCTTTCGCCGCAGAACTCGCTGATCCGGCATCTGGTCGCGGCGGGGCACACCGTCTTCTGCATCTCCTGGCGCAATCCGGGGCCGGAAGACCGCGACCTGTCCTTTGATGACTACCGCCTCGGCGGTGTGCTGGCGGCGCTGGACGCGATCGAAAGCATCGTGCCGGGCCGCAAGATCCACGCGGCAGGCTACTGCCTTGGCGGCACCTTGCTGGCGATCTCCGCCGCAGCAATGGCCCGCGCCGGGGATGTCCGGCTTGCCACGATCACCCTGCTGGCCGCCCAGACCGACTTCACCGAGCCGGGGGAACTGGCGCTGTTCATCGACGACAGCCAGATGCATATGCTCGACAGCATCATGTGGACCAATGGTCAGCTTGCGGGCCGGCAGATGACCGGCGCCTTCCAGATGCTGCGCACCAATGACCTGATCTGGTCACGCATGGTGCATGATTACCTGATGGGCGAACGCACACCGATGACGGACATGATGGCCTGGAACGCCGATTCGACGCGGATGCCCTACAAGATGCATTCTGATTATCTGCACCGGCTCTACCTGCGCAACGAACTTGCCGCCGGCCAGTTCATGGTCGATGGCCACCCGGCGGTTCTGCAGAACATCCATGTACCGATCTTCGCGGTCGGCACCGAGACCGACCACGTCGCGCCGTGGCGGTCGGTCTACAAGCTGCATCACCTGACCGATACCGAACTGACCTTCGTGCTGACCAGTGGCGGGCACAATGCCGGGATCATCAGCGAGCCGGGCCATCCGCACCGGCATTACCGGATCCGCCGGCACCTGTCGGGCGATATCTGCCTCAGCCCCGACGAGTGGGCAGCCGGCGCGTCGCTGCGCGAGGGGTCGTGGTGGCCGGGCTGGACCGAGTGGCTGGCGGCGCATTCAGCGCCAGCCACCGTCGCCCCGCCGCCGATGGGCAACGCCGGGTCCGGGTTTGCACCGCTGGAAGACGCCCCCGGCAGCTACATCCTGCAGCGATAG
- a CDS encoding IclR family transcriptional regulator: protein MASEDDTDGGRPAKAQRGIRSIETAGAILRVMGEASGPMKLRDLAEAVEVAPAQLHPYLVSLRSLRMVEQTDSGLYGLGPFALELGLSRLRAQDAYHEAILRISGLAEETRMMVALTVWGLHGATIVHVRETIARIHANVRAGGGFALTSTATGRLFVAFLPAPMTEPLIRRELHERANAEVRFAFDEVRFRADVARVRAKGYETTTDLPIPGVSAVAAPVFDFSGEMKLAVTVIGPTQQIDLSADGPLVRATLNFTQRLSSDLGFRPC from the coding sequence GTGGCGAGCGAGGACGACACCGACGGCGGCAGACCGGCAAAGGCGCAGCGCGGCATCCGGTCGATCGAGACGGCAGGCGCAATCTTGCGGGTAATGGGCGAGGCCAGCGGGCCGATGAAGCTGCGCGACCTTGCCGAGGCGGTCGAAGTCGCGCCGGCACAACTGCACCCCTACCTTGTCAGCCTGCGCTCGCTTCGCATGGTCGAGCAGACCGATAGCGGGCTTTATGGCTTGGGGCCCTTCGCGCTGGAGCTGGGGCTCAGCCGCCTTAGGGCGCAAGATGCCTATCACGAGGCGATCTTGCGCATCAGCGGGCTTGCCGAGGAAACGCGCATGATGGTGGCGCTGACGGTCTGGGGCCTGCACGGGGCAACCATCGTCCATGTGCGCGAGACCATCGCCCGCATCCATGCCAACGTGCGCGCGGGCGGCGGCTTCGCACTGACCTCGACCGCGACGGGACGGCTGTTCGTGGCCTTCCTGCCCGCGCCGATGACCGAACCGCTGATCCGCCGCGAACTGCATGAACGGGCCAACGCAGAGGTGCGCTTCGCCTTCGACGAGGTCAGGTTCCGCGCCGACGTGGCGCGGGTGCGTGCGAAGGGCTATGAGACCACTACCGACCTGCCGATCCCCGGCGTCAGTGCCGTCGCAGCACCGGTGTTCGACTTCTCGGGCGAGATGAAGCTGGCAGTAACAGTAATCGGGCCGACGCAGCAGATCGACCTGAGCGCCGACGGTCCGCTGGTCCGCGCGACGCTGAATTTCACCCAGCGACTCTCATCCGACCTCGGCTTTCGTCCCTGCTGA